The following coding sequences lie in one Polynucleobacter necessarius genomic window:
- a CDS encoding PAS domain S-box protein: MIFFGAAFFTPVLLVWRRFPKDWLKTPKLYEVITFFGLVFLFGQGVLFGWLNTQFEALNFENRGYLILPILLIAALRYGRHGAMLVLALTVVQSILGAYDGHGFFNHSMMNDPSPISIWVFLSLVCFLSLMISLLIENNQAKNLDLVKAEGRFKEIVERIPVSMAILDVDKRSMGLVNDAYTNLTGYTASDLERSDDWWSLAYPDPAYRQEIERLWDERVHEARHLHTPMVPVESWIVCKNGEKKYISWGSVSAGDKFAIYGIDLTDRKKNEDLLKSTSSVYQAIGEAVFITNPQNEFILVNDVFKGITGYSKNQIAGLNLQSLLAKVDNASTYSDLLPALDSVGHWEGQVGIKCSDGTNYLGFLSLFSALDDRGNIRQQVGLISQVSDQKKYREIITRQANYDSLTGGYQTAVYF; encoded by the coding sequence GTGATTTTTTTTGGTGCTGCATTCTTTACTCCCGTTCTGCTGGTGTGGAGAAGATTTCCAAAGGACTGGCTAAAGACGCCGAAGTTATATGAGGTGATCACCTTCTTTGGCCTAGTGTTTTTGTTTGGGCAGGGCGTCTTATTTGGTTGGTTGAATACTCAGTTTGAAGCGTTGAACTTTGAAAATCGAGGGTATTTGATTCTTCCCATATTGTTGATTGCTGCGCTGAGATATGGACGTCACGGAGCCATGCTGGTACTGGCATTGACAGTGGTGCAGTCTATCTTGGGCGCCTACGATGGTCATGGCTTTTTTAATCACAGCATGATGAATGACCCATCGCCAATTAGTATTTGGGTATTTCTGAGTTTGGTATGTTTCTTGAGTCTAATGATCAGCTTGCTGATTGAAAATAATCAAGCTAAAAACCTAGATTTAGTCAAAGCTGAAGGGCGCTTTAAAGAAATTGTTGAGCGTATTCCGGTATCTATGGCAATTTTGGATGTTGATAAGCGGTCGATGGGTTTGGTAAACGATGCTTATACTAATTTAACTGGCTATACCGCCAGTGACTTAGAGAGAAGTGATGATTGGTGGAGCCTTGCATATCCCGATCCAGCATATCGACAAGAGATTGAGCGGTTATGGGATGAGCGCGTTCATGAGGCGAGACATCTGCACACTCCGATGGTTCCAGTTGAGTCCTGGATTGTGTGTAAAAACGGTGAGAAAAAATACATTAGCTGGGGCTCAGTGAGTGCAGGGGATAAATTTGCAATTTATGGAATTGATTTAACCGATAGAAAGAAAAATGAAGATTTATTAAAGAGCACTTCTTCGGTTTATCAGGCAATTGGGGAAGCTGTGTTCATCACCAACCCTCAAAATGAATTCATATTAGTCAATGATGTATTCAAAGGGATTACGGGCTATAGTAAAAATCAAATTGCTGGCCTCAACCTACAGTCTCTTCTGGCAAAGGTGGATAATGCCAGTACCTACTCTGATTTATTGCCCGCTTTAGACTCCGTTGGTCATTGGGAGGGGCAGGTTGGCATTAAATGTAGCGATGGCACGAATTACTTAGGCTTCTTATCGCTTTTCTCTGCATTAGATGACAGAGGAAATATTCGTCAACAAGTTGGTCTGATATCTCAAGTATCTGATCAGAAAAAATATCGTGAAATTATTACGCGTCAGGCCAATTATGATTCTCTAACTGGGGGCTACCAAACCGCCGTTTATTTTTAG
- a CDS encoding TolC family protein, which translates to MNRQQSMLAGPYRNQAPALGPGYASSTSQWYSQPVWQVGFLANYEVDLWGRKGFNTQSVFSQVLASEYNRQAVALSLVGDTATTYFLVTSLDERVAL; encoded by the coding sequence ATGAATCGCCAACAATCGATGTTGGCGGGTCCCTACCGCAATCAAGCTCCTGCCCTCGGCCCTGGATATGCATCTAGCACCTCACAGTGGTATAGCCAACCTGTATGGCAGGTTGGTTTTCTAGCCAACTATGAGGTCGACCTCTGGGGGAGAAAAGGCTTTAATACGCAATCTGTATTCTCGCAAGTGTTGGCCAGTGAGTACAACCGACAAGCAGTTGCCTTGAGCCTGGTTGGTGACACTGCTACAACCTATTTCTTGGTGACATCATTGGATGAGCGTGTTGCTCTGTAG
- a CDS encoding GAF domain-containing protein, with protein MNIADAYDSTEFDFSGTKKFDSANQYRSQSFLTIPMKNHESEIIGVMQLINASDPETGKIIPFSKTNQEIVAALASQAAVAINQSLINEPIRRAV; from the coding sequence ATCAATATCGCCGATGCCTACGATTCCACGGAGTTTGATTTTTCAGGTACAAAAAAGTTTGACAGCGCAAATCAATATCGCTCGCAATCTTTCCTCACCATCCCCATGAAAAACCATGAGTCGGAAATTATTGGCGTGATGCAATTAATTAATGCCAGCGATCCCGAAACTGGCAAGATCATTCCCTTTTCTAAAACCAATCAAGAAATTGTTGCGGCCCTGGCATCCCAAGCCGCTGTCGCCATTAACCAATCGCTTATTAATGAACCGATTAGAAGAGCTGTTTGA
- a CDS encoding adenylate/guanylate cyclase domain-containing protein, with protein sequence MQSSSGMMLSLDRLEQPAYMLNYNLELTWLSEAARTELFCFTTPPAQSSERTLFELFSRPESKLSLSDQRALANLQLHLASARMGKDSLTKVVMSADPDLMDLFVDLKFQTKSQEQQPSSAITELDLIRTGPNCLPMLYRVYAVYFREGILVIHTAFEDREDGLLAFLGKRDQVIQSLLSKRLPVMTPLAVLVADLQNSVRICSELPPDEYFELINQIWSTMSPILRKYTGTHGKHAGDGVVYYFFPQPETNYLFNAIACADELHHAMRKISADWQLRKNWLNELQLNIGLHEGQEWLGSFQSANHVEFAVLGDTINRASRLSDFARHGSIWATKNLVSRLTSDERSRVEFGVMHRSVENGDRFMLSSYAQVELLVDLNDGKLDKLRDIAQLAVTEIRRVTTTRQY encoded by the coding sequence ATGCAGTCTAGTTCTGGAATGATGCTTTCTTTGGATCGTTTAGAGCAACCAGCTTACATGCTCAACTACAACCTTGAGCTTACCTGGTTGAGTGAAGCGGCACGAACCGAATTATTTTGTTTTACCACTCCTCCTGCACAAAGTTCTGAGAGAACCCTTTTTGAGTTGTTCTCGCGTCCTGAATCAAAACTTAGCCTCAGCGATCAACGTGCCTTAGCAAATTTACAGTTGCACTTAGCCAGCGCGAGGATGGGGAAAGATTCTCTGACCAAGGTGGTCATGTCTGCTGATCCTGATTTAATGGATTTATTTGTAGATTTGAAATTTCAGACAAAGTCGCAGGAACAACAACCTTCATCTGCAATTACTGAGTTGGACTTGATTCGTACTGGTCCAAACTGCTTGCCGATGCTGTACAGGGTGTATGCAGTGTATTTCCGCGAGGGAATCTTGGTTATTCATACGGCATTTGAGGATCGAGAAGATGGTTTGCTCGCGTTCTTGGGTAAGCGCGATCAGGTGATTCAAAGTTTGCTCAGCAAGCGTCTACCGGTGATGACACCATTGGCAGTTCTCGTTGCGGATCTGCAAAACTCCGTCCGCATATGCTCTGAATTGCCTCCAGATGAATACTTTGAGTTGATTAATCAGATTTGGTCGACCATGAGCCCGATTTTGCGCAAGTACACGGGCACCCATGGCAAACATGCTGGTGACGGGGTGGTTTACTATTTTTTCCCTCAGCCAGAAACCAATTACTTGTTTAATGCCATTGCTTGTGCTGACGAACTTCATCATGCGATGCGAAAGATTAGTGCGGATTGGCAATTGCGTAAAAATTGGTTAAATGAGTTGCAGTTGAACATTGGTCTACATGAAGGGCAGGAGTGGCTTGGTAGTTTCCAATCAGCGAACCATGTTGAATTTGCTGTACTAGGCGATACTATTAATCGCGCCTCAAGATTGAGTGATTTTGCGCGTCATGGCAGTATTTGGGCGACTAAAAATTTAGTCTCACGCCTGACGAGTGATGAGCGTAGTCGAGTGGAGTTTGGCGTAATGCATCGCAGCGTCGAGAATGGTGATCGATTTATGCTTTCGTCTTATGCCCAAGTTGAATTATTGGTTGATCTCAATGATGGTAAGCTGGATAAATTACGAGATATCGCCCAATTAGCGGTGACAGAGATTCGTAGAGTCACTACGACCAGACAGTACTAA
- the nadB gene encoding L-aspartate oxidase: MVSSIPTPAQAKADLPVLIIGAGLAGLTVALHMAETQPVILMAKRGLGEAATAWAQGGIVGVVDKEHDSIDSHVTDTLDAGAGLVVESTARYIAEESAEAIRWLVEQGVPFTEDEAGPMGLHLAREGGHSHRRIAHAADATGKAIHEVLLDKARSHKNIQILEHWIALDLITNRQLDAKAQRGKPNRCYGVYALDIKKNKVETIQAKSVVLATGGVGKVYRYTSNPDTATGDGIAIAWRAGCRVGNMEFIQFHPTCLYHPSDRTFLITEAMRGEGGLLKLPDGTRFMPEHDDRHELAPRDIVARAIDFEMKKHGLDYVHLDATHLGEAVIKEHFPMIYARCLSLGLDITKEAIPVVPAAHYTCGGVVTDLKGRTDLPGLYAVGEATHTGLHGANRLASNSLLECIVIGKAAAEDISSLKTPVIHSLPLWDESQVEDADEQVVIAHNWDELRSLMWNYVGIVRTNRRLERALHRIKLLRYEVQEYYANFKVTRDLIELRNLLECAELIVRSALMRRESRGLHYSRDYPGAWAVSYPTILTPQAEGVDTPQEA, from the coding sequence ATGGTCAGTTCAATACCTACACCAGCACAAGCAAAAGCGGACTTACCAGTTCTCATCATTGGGGCTGGCTTAGCGGGCTTAACGGTCGCTTTGCATATGGCCGAGACTCAGCCGGTAATCTTGATGGCTAAACGTGGCCTAGGTGAGGCAGCTACAGCTTGGGCACAGGGTGGCATTGTGGGGGTAGTTGATAAGGAGCATGACAGTATCGATTCTCATGTGACCGATACCTTGGATGCTGGTGCAGGTCTGGTGGTTGAATCTACAGCCCGCTACATAGCGGAAGAAAGTGCTGAAGCAATTCGTTGGTTGGTTGAGCAAGGTGTACCTTTTACTGAGGATGAGGCTGGTCCCATGGGTCTTCACCTGGCTCGTGAGGGTGGCCATAGTCATCGCCGGATTGCCCATGCGGCAGATGCCACTGGTAAAGCAATCCATGAGGTATTGCTGGATAAAGCTAGATCACACAAGAACATTCAAATCTTGGAGCATTGGATTGCGCTGGATCTCATTACTAATCGCCAATTGGATGCTAAGGCCCAACGTGGTAAGCCCAATCGATGTTATGGCGTGTATGCCTTAGACATTAAAAAGAACAAGGTTGAAACCATTCAGGCGAAGTCGGTTGTTCTTGCTACTGGTGGTGTGGGTAAGGTCTATCGTTACACCAGCAATCCTGACACTGCTACTGGTGATGGAATCGCGATAGCTTGGCGTGCAGGGTGTCGAGTTGGCAATATGGAATTTATTCAGTTTCATCCGACCTGCTTATATCACCCGAGTGATCGTACCTTCTTAATTACAGAAGCAATGCGGGGTGAGGGCGGTCTATTAAAGCTGCCAGATGGTACGCGCTTTATGCCGGAGCATGACGATCGTCATGAACTAGCACCACGTGATATTGTGGCGCGCGCCATCGACTTTGAAATGAAAAAGCATGGATTGGACTACGTGCATTTAGATGCCACTCACCTTGGCGAAGCGGTTATTAAAGAGCACTTTCCAATGATCTACGCGCGTTGCCTCAGTCTGGGTTTGGATATTACTAAGGAGGCTATTCCGGTTGTGCCTGCTGCACATTACACCTGTGGAGGTGTGGTAACGGATCTAAAGGGACGCACCGATTTGCCGGGCCTGTATGCTGTCGGTGAGGCAACCCATACCGGTTTACATGGCGCTAATCGTTTGGCAAGTAACTCATTATTAGAGTGTATCGTGATTGGCAAAGCGGCGGCTGAAGATATATCCTCACTCAAAACTCCAGTCATTCATTCTCTACCTTTGTGGGATGAAAGTCAGGTTGAAGATGCGGATGAGCAGGTTGTCATTGCGCATAACTGGGATGAGTTGCGGTCGTTGATGTGGAATTATGTAGGTATCGTACGGACCAATCGCAGACTCGAGCGCGCATTACATCGTATTAAATTGCTGCGTTACGAAGTGCAAGAGTATTACGCCAACTTTAAAGTAACACGCGATCTAATTGAGTTAAGAAATCTGCTGGAATGTGCGGAACTCATTGTGCGTTCGGCATTAATGCGTCGTGAAAGTAGAGGTTTGCATTACAGTCGCGATTATCCGGGCGCTTGGGCTGTTTCTTATCCAACTATTTTGACGCCGCAAGCGGAGGGTGTAGACACCCCTCAAGAGGCTTAG
- a CDS encoding putative bifunctional diguanylate cyclase/phosphodiesterase, which yields MLFVDLDHFKDINDTSGHDVGDEILRRVSERFKAEVRGSDTVARIGGDEFTIILNDLEHPRNLDKVLMSITDRLAEPIEIEGKVFHVSASIGIAFYSQDATSTKGLLMKADQAMYAVKTQGRNGFHYFTQSLQEVADQKMRVISELRNALKNNQFYLHYQPIVDLAAGKILHAEALLRWKKENGQLSLPVNFIEVAEDSGLIIEIGDWVFKQVCQFLQDLPSANKDISIGINVSGSQFNSNKHSALDWIDYLQERGLSSSQIILEVTEHTMMNQNARVAQKIALLHKVGFKFAIDNFGTGYSSLSALRNFNFNYLKIDFSFTRQITHSKSDEALVRAMGTMGAGLGLYTIAEGVETEEQRQALLDVGCALGQGYLFSRSVPEEDFMKLLEIF from the coding sequence TTGTTGTTCGTTGATTTGGATCACTTTAAAGACATTAACGACACCTCGGGTCATGATGTGGGTGATGAGATATTGCGACGAGTGTCAGAGCGCTTCAAGGCTGAGGTAAGAGGGTCCGATACCGTGGCCCGCATTGGTGGTGATGAATTCACTATTATTTTGAATGATCTGGAGCATCCAAGGAATTTGGATAAAGTGCTTATGAGTATTACAGATCGACTTGCTGAGCCGATTGAAATTGAGGGTAAGGTTTTTCATGTATCCGCATCAATAGGAATTGCTTTTTACTCGCAAGATGCTACAAGCACCAAAGGCTTATTAATGAAGGCCGATCAGGCTATGTATGCCGTCAAGACTCAGGGCAGAAATGGTTTTCATTATTTCACCCAATCCTTGCAAGAGGTTGCCGACCAAAAGATGCGGGTGATCTCAGAACTCAGAAATGCATTGAAAAATAATCAGTTCTATTTGCACTATCAGCCCATCGTGGACTTGGCCGCGGGGAAAATATTGCACGCCGAGGCGCTATTGCGTTGGAAGAAAGAAAATGGCCAACTCAGTTTGCCTGTGAACTTTATTGAGGTTGCAGAAGATTCTGGTTTGATTATTGAAATTGGCGATTGGGTATTTAAGCAAGTCTGTCAGTTCTTGCAGGACTTGCCGAGTGCCAATAAAGACATCAGCATTGGCATTAACGTTTCTGGCAGTCAATTCAACTCAAATAAACATTCCGCTCTAGATTGGATTGATTACCTGCAAGAGCGCGGCTTATCCAGTAGCCAGATTATTCTTGAGGTGACGGAGCACACGATGATGAATCAAAACGCTCGTGTTGCGCAGAAGATTGCCTTGCTACACAAAGTGGGCTTTAAGTTCGCAATTGATAACTTTGGAACTGGTTATTCCTCACTTTCTGCTTTGAGAAACTTCAATTTCAACTATTTGAAGATCGATTTCTCCTTTACACGACAAATCACTCATAGCAAGTCTGATGAAGCTTTGGTGCGAGCCATGGGCACTATGGGTGCAGGTCTTGGCTTATATACGATTGCTGAAGGTGTCGAAACTGAAGAGCAGCGTCAGGCCCTCTTGGATGTGGGTTGTGCATTAGGGCAGGGGTATTTGTTTAGTCGCTCCGTCCCCGAAGAGGACTTTATGAAGTTACTGGAGATTTTCTAG
- a CDS encoding TolC family protein → MSQQLILQTNTEASVTALKLQRERAFNRLAALVGRTPSTLKLQARSIEKIKIPVVSPGLPSDLLCRRPDVRRAEAALEAAKADLYAARANLLPTFALTGGAGYGSFLLSQLTMPQSLFYNIIANILQNVFDGGKRRAEIQVASAKNVELLKAYANAVLSSLRDVEDSLSGVNLTAKQYDALNDSRVRAQRLAEMSAKVVERGGMDYVQLYEIQRTVLIAEDSAIAARNDQLRASVDLFKAIGGGTTLDNDPCLGGGRLPKADARWVEQQEKVDSVFAKKTAVGVNAAGQPAYEKKGG, encoded by the coding sequence TTGTCACAACAGTTGATTTTGCAAACCAATACCGAAGCTTCTGTTACTGCTTTAAAACTGCAACGAGAACGTGCCTTCAATCGTCTAGCAGCCCTAGTTGGTAGAACTCCTTCTACATTGAAGTTGCAAGCACGTTCGATTGAAAAAATTAAGATCCCTGTTGTTTCTCCAGGCTTGCCATCTGATTTGCTCTGTCGTCGTCCCGATGTCAGAAGAGCGGAGGCTGCATTGGAGGCTGCAAAGGCTGACTTGTATGCTGCTCGGGCCAATTTATTGCCTACCTTTGCACTGACGGGTGGCGCTGGTTATGGTTCTTTCCTGTTATCTCAATTAACAATGCCTCAAAGCTTGTTCTACAATATCATAGCCAATATTTTACAAAATGTATTTGATGGCGGTAAGAGGCGTGCAGAAATACAAGTTGCAAGCGCAAAGAATGTAGAGCTATTAAAGGCTTACGCAAATGCAGTCCTATCGTCTTTACGTGACGTAGAGGATAGTTTGTCTGGTGTGAATTTGACGGCTAAGCAATACGATGCTTTAAATGACTCTCGCGTTCGTGCGCAACGTCTTGCAGAGATGAGTGCTAAGGTGGTTGAAAGAGGTGGCATGGATTATGTGCAGCTTTATGAAATTCAACGTACTGTTCTCATAGCTGAAGACTCTGCCATCGCTGCTCGTAATGACCAACTACGAGCTTCTGTCGATCTTTTCAAAGCAATCGGTGGCGGTACCACATTGGATAACGATCCCTGCCTAGGTGGTGGACGTCTTCCAAAGGCTGATGCACGCTGGGTCGAGCAACAAGAGAAGGTTGATTCTGTTTTTGCTAAGAAGACAGCGGTGGGTGTAAATGCTGCTGGTCAACCTGCTTACGAGAAGAAGGGGGGCTAA
- a CDS encoding HD-GYP domain-containing protein, translated as MNRLEELFESFISLINHAIDDKSPYTSGHCNRVPELTLMLADAVNRCKAGPLAEFNMTEADRKELKIAGLLHDCGKITTPVHVVDKATKLEKIFDRITLVKTRAGQVLQNFDLEVARGHLSAEQAAERKAQLIDDYAFIERCNVGGEFMKDADIERVKNIATLYQWRDIEGNVVLF; from the coding sequence ATGAACCGATTAGAAGAGCTGTTTGAGTCTTTTATTAGTCTGATTAATCACGCGATCGACGATAAATCACCCTATACCAGCGGTCACTGCAACCGTGTGCCAGAGTTAACCTTAATGCTTGCCGATGCGGTGAATCGTTGTAAGGCAGGCCCACTTGCAGAATTTAATATGACCGAAGCCGATCGCAAAGAATTAAAAATTGCTGGTCTGCTACACGACTGCGGAAAAATTACCACTCCGGTTCACGTAGTGGATAAAGCAACCAAGCTTGAAAAAATATTTGACCGTATTACTCTTGTTAAAACAAGGGCTGGACAGGTTTTACAAAACTTTGATCTTGAGGTTGCCAGAGGCCATCTTTCCGCTGAACAAGCCGCTGAAAGAAAAGCTCAATTGATTGATGACTATGCATTTATTGAGCGCTGCAATGTCGGTGGCGAATTCATGAAAGATGCTGATATTGAACGAGTAAAAAATATTGCAACTCTCTACCAATGGCGTGATATAGAAGGCAATGTCGTGCTTTTTTAA
- the nadC gene encoding carboxylating nicotinate-nucleotide diphosphorylase, which translates to MFEFNETLEQARQRNIHDALLEDIGTGDWTAMLVPKKNVQAQLIIRQAAVLCGVDWFEGTLKKLDPQAKIIWHYIEGDMMKPDTTVCDIQVDSQVLLSAERTCINFLQTLSWTATITRQHVDAIAGASPNPKGCAVLDTRKTLPGLRQAQKYAVRVGSGQNQRLALWHGILIKENHIAAAGSVSAALKNALALNAGVDIQIEVENFHELEEALAAGAKSILIDNFNADQMKQAVAFTAGRALLEASGGINLDQMRAIAATGVDRISLGKLTKDVNAVDFSMRILG; encoded by the coding sequence ATGTTTGAATTCAATGAAACCTTAGAGCAAGCCCGTCAACGCAATATTCATGATGCACTTCTAGAGGATATTGGCACTGGCGATTGGACTGCAATGCTAGTGCCAAAAAAAAATGTTCAAGCGCAACTCATTATTCGCCAAGCGGCCGTTCTATGCGGTGTTGACTGGTTCGAAGGCACCCTTAAGAAACTAGACCCTCAGGCAAAGATTATTTGGCATTACATTGAAGGTGACATGATGAAGCCTGATACTACCGTGTGTGATATCCAGGTAGATTCTCAAGTCCTTCTCTCGGCAGAGCGCACCTGTATTAACTTTTTGCAAACGCTCTCTTGGACAGCTACTATTACCCGTCAACATGTAGATGCCATAGCGGGTGCTAGCCCAAACCCTAAGGGATGCGCAGTATTGGATACACGCAAGACTCTCCCTGGCTTAAGACAAGCTCAGAAATATGCAGTGCGAGTTGGGTCTGGACAAAATCAACGTTTAGCTTTGTGGCATGGAATTCTCATTAAAGAAAATCATATTGCTGCTGCAGGAAGTGTTTCTGCCGCCTTAAAGAATGCTCTGGCTCTGAACGCTGGAGTAGATATTCAGATCGAAGTAGAAAATTTTCATGAACTGGAAGAAGCTTTAGCAGCTGGCGCCAAAAGCATTTTGATTGATAACTTCAATGCTGATCAAATGAAGCAGGCAGTAGCATTTACTGCAGGCCGCGCACTATTAGAGGCATCGGGGGGCATTAATCTGGATCAAATGCGCGCCATTGCGGCTACTGGAGTAGATCGAATTTCCCTTGGAAAATTAACAAAAGATGTGAATGCTGTCGATTTCTCAATGAGAATTCTTGGATAA
- the nadA gene encoding quinolinate synthase NadA, protein MIASSSTPIQFDYPQQDSTGLTCTAQAWAKTPLPLTALEKPQVLKKIKTLLLEKNAALVAHYYVNADIQDLALETGGCVADSLEMARFGKNHPAKNLIVAGVSFMGETAKILSPEKRVFMPDLDATCSLDLGCNAADFATFRAAHPDRMVIVYANTSAAVKAQADWMVTSSCALAIVHQLKVEGKKILWAPDRHLGRYIQEQTGTDMLLWNGVCIVHDEFKAIELEILKAQHPNAMILVHPESPQAVVNLADVVGSTSAMIKAVVEGSATEYIVATDNGILHRMRQLAPSKTLIEAPTAGNSATCKSCAHCPWMAMNGLAGILNCLENDFGEVFVDETIRSQALGCIDRMLDFTKNHPDLLAKAQHGFVKNIGSA, encoded by the coding sequence ATGATTGCATCGTCCTCCACCCCCATTCAATTTGATTACCCCCAGCAAGACTCGACTGGCCTAACCTGTACAGCTCAAGCTTGGGCTAAAACCCCACTGCCTCTAACAGCCTTGGAAAAGCCCCAAGTCCTAAAGAAAATCAAGACATTGTTGCTTGAAAAAAATGCCGCATTAGTTGCCCACTATTATGTAAACGCAGACATTCAGGATCTAGCTCTGGAAACTGGTGGGTGCGTTGCTGACTCCCTCGAAATGGCCCGCTTTGGAAAAAATCATCCTGCAAAAAACTTGATTGTTGCTGGCGTCAGCTTTATGGGCGAGACCGCAAAAATACTAAGCCCTGAAAAGCGGGTATTTATGCCAGACTTAGATGCGACTTGCTCTCTAGATCTAGGTTGCAATGCCGCAGACTTTGCTACTTTTCGAGCAGCACACCCCGACCGGATGGTAATAGTCTATGCCAACACTAGTGCAGCCGTAAAAGCACAAGCCGATTGGATGGTGACGAGCTCCTGTGCCTTAGCCATTGTTCACCAACTCAAAGTAGAAGGTAAGAAGATCTTATGGGCCCCTGACCGGCATTTGGGTCGCTATATACAGGAGCAAACTGGGACGGATATGTTGCTTTGGAATGGCGTCTGCATTGTTCACGATGAGTTCAAGGCAATAGAGCTAGAAATCCTAAAGGCACAGCATCCAAACGCCATGATCTTGGTGCATCCAGAGTCCCCGCAAGCTGTGGTGAACCTTGCTGATGTGGTGGGCTCGACTTCTGCCATGATCAAGGCCGTAGTTGAGGGTAGCGCAACCGAATATATCGTGGCAACAGATAATGGCATCTTGCATCGCATGCGGCAACTTGCCCCAAGTAAAACATTAATTGAAGCCCCGACCGCTGGTAATAGTGCGACTTGTAAAAGTTGTGCGCATTGTCCTTGGATGGCCATGAATGGACTCGCAGGCATTCTCAATTGCTTGGAAAATGATTTTGGTGAGGTCTTCGTTGACGAGACCATTCGTTCACAAGCTTTAGGATGTATCGACCGCATGCTGGACTTTACAAAAAACCATCCTGACCTGCTTGCTAAGGCACAGCATGGCTTTGTCAAAAATATTGGCTCAGCCTAA
- a CDS encoding TolC family protein → MSDAFRALLNSNCHALKELWRQDFESEELDGLIDAALTNNYDLRVAVARVAQTRAQADVVKANESPTIDVGGSLPQSSSCPRPWICI, encoded by the coding sequence ATGTCTGATGCATTTCGTGCGCTGTTGAACAGCAATTGCCACGCCCTAAAAGAGCTTTGGCGGCAAGACTTTGAGAGTGAAGAGCTCGATGGTCTGATTGATGCCGCTCTAACGAACAACTACGACTTGCGTGTTGCCGTTGCTAGGGTTGCCCAAACTCGAGCACAGGCTGATGTAGTTAAGGCAAATGAATCGCCAACAATCGATGTTGGCGGGTCCCTACCGCAATCAAGCTCCTGCCCTCGGCCCTGGATATGCATCTAG
- a CDS encoding HD-GYP domain-containing protein, which produces MKNLTIRAGTLNDEERQIINHHIDLTISMLEQLPWPKHLKNVTEYVGGPHEKMDGKGYPKGLTREQMSAPARCMGIADIFEALTAHDRPYKKGKTLSESLEILGKIKLGAHVDPDLFDVFIWEKVYEEYAQKFLDPKQVDEVDVTKIPGYNPPPENYQQVKGLNP; this is translated from the coding sequence ATCAAGAACCTTACGATTCGTGCGGGCACTTTAAATGATGAAGAACGCCAAATTATTAATCACCATATTGATTTAACGATCAGCATGTTAGAGCAATTGCCATGGCCAAAACACCTGAAAAATGTGACCGAGTATGTAGGTGGACCCCATGAAAAGATGGATGGCAAAGGCTATCCTAAAGGCCTCACTAGAGAGCAGATGTCGGCACCAGCAAGATGTATGGGTATTGCAGATATTTTTGAAGCCCTCACCGCCCATGATCGCCCATACAAAAAAGGCAAAACACTGAGCGAATCTTTAGAGATATTAGGCAAAATAAAACTGGGTGCCCACGTTGATCCTGATTTATTTGACGTCTTTATCTGGGAAAAGGTCTATGAAGAATATGCCCAGAAATTTTTAGACCCTAAACAGGTTGACGAAGTAGACGTCACCAAAATTCCTGGCTACAACCCTCCTCCTGAAAACTATCAACAGGTCAAGGGTTTAAATCCTTAA